In Mangifera indica cultivar Alphonso chromosome 14, CATAS_Mindica_2.1, whole genome shotgun sequence, the DNA window AAGTGCAGATACACAGAAAACACGCACATACAAGGGGAGAGAGAGTATCTcttattgagaaaatacatcATAAGAAATTTGAACTTCAGCTAACTATGAAAAAtacaatacaaaaacaaaagtgAAGAACTACATACAAAAGGTAATACAGTTTTATGGCCTAGATTAGACATAAGGCTGCATACATGGCAGATAAGCAGATGTTTTAGAGGGTTTTTTCAGTGTGGTCCTTGCTTCGTTTCTCTTCCTCAAATTTCCAAACTGTGTGACTAATAATTAGCTTCATAAACTTCTACACAGGAGTCTTATTCCTGTtgtaatcataaaatataataatatcacaCTTACAAACTCTTGTATACAAATTCAACTCAacaatattagataaattcaCCAAAAGAGCAATGCCTTGTACATGCAGCATTACTGTTCAAGAAGCCAGTAGGTTAAATAAAGTGAACGCgagaatgataaaataaagatagccgcaaattttatttgaatgcCTAGTTGCCTTCTTCTAAATTTCGTCTAATAAGCAATCAAAAATTTTTGCTTTATCTCttagatacaaaaaaaaaaaaaaaaaaaaaattgtccctTCTTTATTTACCTTTCCTTTTTCTCGTTTACTCCTATCATCAGCCAAGAGAAAACATGACAAAACTATTATCCATTCAACTaattcataaacaaatatttaagaGCTTTCTAAGCTCACCAGCTGAATTATAAGCTGAAAAGCGCAGCTGAATAGCGCGAAGAGTCTCGAAATCAtcctcttcatcatcatccaaaAGAACCGGTGGAAGGGCACACAATGGCTGGCACGAGTCATCCGACAACGCCAACCGGTTCTGAATTTTCCGGACCAATTCACGATCGTCTTCGCTATCGGAACTCCAGTAATCAGCACTGACGCCGCCGGAGGAATCGGCAGCGACGGTCAGCTGAAGTTTGTTGGTGTTATCGAGGTCGTTGGGGTCGGTGCCTGAGATCATACAGGCTCTCCTTATGGCTTCCCTTTCCTCCTCATCAAAACCGTCGTCGTTCTCGCTGCCGGAAAATTCTTCTCCGTCGTCTTCACCGTGAAATGGCATTCTGCTTGGGAgggaaaattttcctttttatgaaAGAGTTTTTAGGGTTTGCCTTCCCCTTTATAGTGTTCGGTGTCGGGTCGGCTAAAATAAATCTGGTTAGTTCTTAGGGCTTTTTAGATCAGGCTTGGGCTTTTTATTACACTCAATACCAGACCTGAATATTTTGGGCTTTAAGCTTAGATGAATGGAAAATTTGGGACACCCCTGATGTTTGGCTAACGATACCTCCTCTTCCATTTGTCCCCTATATGTAActcatttcaaatcaaatataaatttagttatATGATCTCCGATCTCAAACTCTAAACACGTTCACAACAATGAGGTGCAATGATCAAATTCCTAGAATAATAGAATGAGttgataaattaagattttaaaagatGTTTCCGATCACTATTTCTTtcatataataagaaaatttataaaatgtttaaatgtatttcaattcaaagtttgattcataataaaaaaataagagttttgTGTATTTGTGACTAAccacttgagtttgactcatttaAGTGTTTCTGTAAATccttttagttttataaattacatttataatataaccCTTCtgataaaaaactaataatacaTCTATATCATTCATAATGTTACATTTTCTAATCACTTGCACCAAATCACCCATGATTTGACATGCTTCTTGTTAATGCAATTTTCACAAAAAGCAAATATTATTGACCTTCCCAAAATGTTTAGGAGGTGTGAAAATTATGGGGGACGtaattaatagttttataaatatgaaggaGTAGATGTATATGCAAAAATTGAAATCGGTTGAAGGGGCGGGGGACTTTTACAGTAGAAAAAATTCAATCCCACTTacggtaaaaataaaaataaaagcataaaattACCAAACTGTCCGAAACACAGACCAAATTGTTCAAGGATGTTTTAAAACAGCCGCCTCCATTTACAATTCTTCCCGCCATTTTCTCGgcttaataatttatcaaatttatgcaaataaaaaaacagcAAGATTAAAAACCCAGAAATAGTGTAAGATCATCACAAAATGGGCATTAAAGATCTCCTCAGGTTCATGAAACCTTACATTAAATCCATTCACATCAAGAAATATGCTGGCAAGCGGGTCAATTTTAATCCCTTGATCATTTCTTTGTTTCGTTTACCTTTGATTCGATTTTgttatcagttttttttttttttttgaaaaaaaaatctttctggGTTATTTTGCAGGTGGGTATTGATGCATATTCATGGCTTCACAAGGGAGGTAATGGGTTTTTGGTTAAAATATAGAtttattagttttgaaaatttgaaaaatctatcaGAAACCTTGAAGAAATGTGGCTGagatttgttgttgtttgagAAATTTTGCAGCATATTCATGTAGCATGGAGctttgtttaaattcaaagaGTGAAAGGAAAAACCAATACTTGAATTATTTTATGCATCGAATTAATCTCGTTCGTCACTACAATATTACTCCCGTGGTGGTGTTTGATGGTGGAAACATTCCTCGTAAGGCTGCCACGGAGGACGAGAGGCACAGGCATGTCGTTCAcatacttttgtttttttgcctTTTAGTCCGTCTGACATTTAGGAGGTCGCATTTATTGAGGCTTTGTTGATTGTTTAGGAGAAGAGAAGCTAATCGTGATTTGGCTATGGAAAAACTTAAACAGGGAAATGTTAAAGCTGCAGTTGAACTCTTTCAGGTAATAAATACattatgaattatttatcaTGAATTCATATCGTTGTTGCTGATTAGTatgaatttgtttgatttggtCTATCTAGTGGCTCATTGTGGTTTATATATAGCTTTGTTGAGTGTTTGGATAAGAGTTTAGATTAATTTCAATTAGACAAATATACTTTATATAATCACACTCAAAAAGCTAGTTATTGAAGTTGAAGATTCTAAAGTCATATCAACCCAAGGTTCCCACTTGGGTTGATTGCTTGTCACTATCTGAGTTGCACAATTGCAAATGGAAAACATGAGACTTTGATACCAAATAACTCAAATATTGAAAGAATCACATcctaaaaatttgttattgaaattGGAGAGCACAAAACTATTTAAATTCTACACAAGAAGCTCATACTTTTTGTTGTAAGACTCAAATCTCATATCTTACACTTGAGATCATAACAAACAATCTCTAATTAGATTTCATGAACTCAATTGTAACATGTTTCATAGCTTTAATAAGTGCTTGAATGTAGACTATATGCTACTTTTAGAAAGTTAATAGTTGTGGATTCTTATGTTTGcttttttcaaaacttgcaGAGAGCAATTAGCATCACTCCAGCTATGGCTCACCAACTGATTCAGGTATTGAGATCTGAGAACATTGAATTCGTGGTAGCTCCATATGAGGCTGATGCTCAGTTGGCCTACCTGTCCAGTCTTGAAGTAGAGAAAGGTGGCATTGCAGCAGTGATTACTGAAGACAGTGATCTAATAGCATATGGTTGCCAAGCTGTAAGCACATCCATGAAACTTTGATACAGTGAAGATGGATGTCTATTGCTCTCCCGACATCTTCATCTTCCCTGTTTCTTATTGAAGTTTTGATTTATGTTGCCCGCCAACAGGTTGTGTTTAAGATGGATAGACATGGCAATGGCGATGAACTTCTGCTAGACAATGTTTTTGAGTCAAGAAATTGTACGCCATCCTTCAGGAATTTCAATCAGGAATTATTTATAGGTGAGATCAGTAAGACACCAAAAACTTCATTCAGTTTCTGTTTTTTGTGATGATCGTTGCCCTGCTTCTTTTTCACTGTAATCTGAATTACATTTCCACATTTCATGAGAAAAACAATAGTTTCATCGTTTTATTGAGACACTGAATTGGCAACTGACTTGTGTCGCAATTTTATTACAGGCATGTGTGTGTTGGCTGGCTGTGATTTCCTTCCTTCTGTTCCTGGAATTGGTATTGCAAAGGCGTATTCTATGGTTTCCAAATATAGAAACTTAGATCGTGTACGTGTCTCTAAACCTGTGATCATAAAACTTTGAACTTTTCCggaaaaattttaaaggctTTGATATTATTAGCATATTTTCTATGTGAAAAggcatataatttcattaattgttATTGAATAACTCACAACTCAAGGTTAACAATCACGTCATTTCTTGTAAGTTATTGATTGGTTGGCTTCATTTACAGGTTTTATCAGTTTTGAAGATAGATAAGGGTAGTCTAGTGCCTGAAGATTATTCCAAATCATTCAGGGAAGCTGTTGCAGTATTCCAGCATGCCCGAATGTAAGTAAACCGTGATATTTAGGCAAATTCAATGAGCTATGAGTAATTTCAGaatcattttgtttatatttgatgTACTGCCTTTAAACATTATTTCTAGATATGATGGTGGTGCTAAGAAGCTCACACACATTAAACCCCTTCCACAAGAGCTTCTGGAGTCTCTGGCCGGAAAGCTTGATTTTCTTGGACCGTATCCTTGAATCAAATAGTGCCTTGGATTTCTAGTTTAAATTAACTGTTTTCCACTGTTAGCGTTTGCTGCCATGTTTCAGCCTTGGCATCGATACTGCAATTTAGTTAATCTTAAAACTACAGTAAGCAATATTTTTTCTTGACCATCGTGAATTATACTAGAGAAATCCCCCCATCAGTAGCTGCTGCAATTGCTGAGGGACACTTAGACCCGGTAAACATGGAAGCTTTTAATTGTTCTCCAAACTCTGAATATCATCATGGTCATGCTGCAATCCAAACTTCTAAGAAACTCCAGAAGCCTAAAAATACACTGGAAACTGGGTTTATGGTCATTTCTTCACAAAAGACCATGGAAAAAATTACAGGCAAGTTTTTTAAAGCAGACTCTTTTTCGAAAACAGAAATGTGTGTCATCTAgtttctttaaaatataatcatcagAGGCTCACTATGTTATAGTTTTCAGTTATAGATACTCAAAAGAAGCAGTATCCAGTTTCATCTAAGACAATGCATTTCAATGAAGGTGCATCTCTCCAGAAATTAGTTTTGCCAATGCAAAGTCAGGAATCAGTTGAAAATTCAGTGGTTTCTGATGACCTTCCACTGAAGGTTCCGGAGAACAACCCattcaaaaaaaggaaacttgatGAGATTCAGTTTGAACCATTCAAGAGCATTAGTAAAGAAGTATTAGTAGTGAATGGGGATGAAAAGCTGGAATTTCTGTGTGCAACTCCTGATAACTATCTACCAAAGGTTTCTGAAAACATCCATTCCAGCAAAAGAACGCGGAATGAAAGTCTCTTGGATCAGAGAGAAATCACTGCTGAACAAGTTTCTGTGGTTATTGAGGTGGAAAGCTCTGACTTGTTCAATACAAAGGAATCACAAGAAAGTGTGAATTCTAAGCCTAAAAAGTTCTCAAAAGAGAAACAGAGAAGTAAAACTAAGACAAAAACTAGTAATGCCAACAGTTCTGTAAATAAGAGGACTAGTATCTTGAATTTCTTTTTGCGAGTGTAGTCTTTCAAATCTTCAACTTATCTATAATGAATGATTATCCAATTTTTTGGGGAACTTAagcattttttcagttttattaagTTGGCTAAGCCATGCTACAGTGTAGAGggaagcaaaaacaaaaaccaaaataacCATAGATTATCCAGGAGATTTGTTAGTCTGATACAGGGGTACGTAGTTTTACAATCACCACTTGAACAATGAAGACATTCAAACTACTTAATGCTTCTTTCTTTTTAGTAGTTGTTTAAACCAATAGGCAGACATCTTCGGATACCTCTTCAGATTGGTGTAATCAACATAGACAATCCCAAACCTAGCAGTGTAGCCTAGTCTCCATTCAAAATTGTCAAGCAAAGACCAAGCAAAGTAGCCAACAACATTTGCTCCGTCATCAACAGCCTTCTTCAGTTGAGTCAAATACCCCTTGTAAAAGTTGATCCTTGTGGTATCATGTAATCCCTGTGCAAAAGTGACATTTCCTGGATCATCCATGCCTGCATGACAGTCAAACtggttaattttgttttctctcaCACTTGCATAAACCCAGCAAAACCTCTGGCATTTGATACAACAAAAAAGCAACATTCATTGACTCATACCATTTTCAGACAAAATGACAGTAGGGTTCTTGTAGTGCTCTTTTATGTACATTAAAGCCTTGTACATTCCCCATGGTACATTGTAGAGCCAATAAGAATTTGCCTGCAAGTGTTCAATTCGTCATAAAATGGAACTAAACTCATGATCTCCACATTAACAACAGATAAAACACGTAATGGGAGAAGAAGTTACTCTTGGACCAATTGGTACTCCATGTTTTGCATCTGCAAAGTTCACAGGAAAGTAATATTTAGCAGCAGGAGCAGGTCTGCCACAATACTAAATTTCATtcatttgttcttttatttttcccaaGAGGAGAAATAGATAGAAATCTTACAAGCAAATCCAGCATTCCAATCCTGCTGATAGCCCAAGTCCTTTGACTCTTTTTTATGTGGACCATACATGTAGTATGTGGTATATTGGTTAATACCCACAAAATCTATTGATCCCTTCACCATCTCAACCTCTTCTTTCGTGAACTTGGGCAGCCTTTTGCCAACTATATTTTGCATTGTTTTCGGGTATGTACCGTAAGTAAGAGGATGTATGAACCTACAAAAGGTCAGCCATTGTTACATGCTTTTCTGATTCAATTAAGACTTTCTAAACAAATAGCATTTTCAGTGAATTAATGCAAATCTTGTTAATTTGTTGAGCTGATACATTTCCTTAGCTATtctaaagagagagaaattatgAGATCAAATCCCGTCATCAACAGTGGAATTCCCAAACCATtctaagaaaga includes these proteins:
- the LOC123196779 gene encoding exonuclease 1 codes for the protein MGIKDLLRFMKPYIKSIHIKKYAGKRVGIDAYSWLHKGAYSCSMELCLNSKSERKNQYLNYFMHRINLVRHYNITPVVVFDGGNIPRKAATEDERHRRREANRDLAMEKLKQGNVKAAVELFQRAISITPAMAHQLIQVLRSENIEFVVAPYEADAQLAYLSSLEVEKGGIAAVITEDSDLIAYGCQAVVFKMDRHGNGDELLLDNVFESRNCTPSFRNFNQELFIGMCVLAGCDFLPSVPGIGIAKAYSMVSKYRNLDRVLSVLKIDKGSLVPEDYSKSFREAVAVFQHARIYDGGAKKLTHIKPLPQELLESLAGKLDFLGPEIPPSVAAAIAEGHLDPVNMEAFNCSPNSEYHHGHAAIQTSKKLQKPKNTLETGFMVISSQKTMEKITVIDTQKKQYPVSSKTMHFNEGASLQKLVLPMQSQESVENSVVSDDLPLKVPENNPFKKRKLDEIQFEPFKSISKEVLVVNGDEKLEFLCATPDNYLPKVSENIHSSKRTRNESLLDQREITAEQVSVVIEVESSDLFNTKESQESVNSKPKKFSKEKQRSKTKTKTSNANSSVNKRTSILNFFLRV